The following DNA comes from Mugil cephalus isolate CIBA_MC_2020 chromosome 6, CIBA_Mcephalus_1.1, whole genome shotgun sequence.
TCTAAATATCCGCTCACCGTCCACCATGTTGCCCAGTTTGAGGAAGACCCTCTCCTCACACCACTGGCAGTGCACCAGTTTCCGTAGCTTCTTGGTCGACTCGTCGGCTTGCGTCGGACCTCGGAGAACTCTGACCACCACCAGGACGAAGTGCTCCAACGCCACCGCCAGCAGAACCTCGATGCCTTTGTTGCAGCGCGCCGCCGCTCTGCAGAAAACCAAACGGCACAGAGTCACATTTCAGCCTCGGCATCAGATTTCTGTCCACGATTAATTATTAAACGCGTGAATATGTGTCAGAAAAAAGTCTGAAGGCAGGAACTTCATGTAACTAGTAAAGTATTCGCTGAGTCTTGGTTggtgtactactactactactacatttGTGTACCTGGCCACGGTGGCCACCACCATGCGGGCCGCCAGCTCCTTGTAGTACTCGGTGCGTACGATGTGGCAGCCGTAGTGACGCAGGGTGACGTTGGGCGACTTGGCGTAAAGTGAACTCGTGTCCGTGGACGTCACCGAGATGATGCCCAGATTGCGGACGTTCCTGAAGGCAGCGTCCAGGTAGTTCACGGCTGTGCCGAACGGATCCAGGTGACTGAAACATCGGAgggattcattcattattttcacgttttaaattgtttttaacatGGTTTACGGGACAATCACAGCTCTGGAAACCAGCTGTGTTTGAGAAAACGCTGCGTAATTATTCAAGAACAATAGAACTTAgaatgattctgacttttgtgatagaaacttcagagtcttgtctttaaaaagaggccgagaccatgaatgagctccaacatgttcatgaaaaataaacGTGCTGTTCTACTACCTGCTGGAGTCTTCACCCACTTACATGTAGTCAAAAGGCCGCAGGTGCATGATGACGTTGGCGTCCATCTTGGCGACCTCCACCGTGGCGATGGGCGCCCCGTCGGCATCAGCGGCGCCGTCGCTGGGCCCCCGGGGGCCTCGCGGGCCTCCCTCCACCCGGATGTGGTTGAGCTCACAGTTCTCTTTGATCATCTTGACGCAGGTGTCGCTGATGTCCGTGATGGTGACTTTGACGGCGTTGCGGAGGTGCTTCGCCCACTGGAGCCCCATGATGCCTGAGAGAGACTCACTTTACATTAAACTGCCCTGAAGGTTCCGCTTTACAGGATCATTATTTAGCATCACTTTGCCTTCATTTTAGGAGACAACAGGTAGGGATGTGTACCGATACTCTCCAcaatgctaacggtgctgatgctaacggtagtaaccagactgatctggtgctagtgagtgtttaattagcttagcctccttagctctacagctgcatggatggaagtgaagcttcaacacgtctgagaccaaacgtttgttaaagtttgtctggacttcacctctaaagatgcaacaaggaggaaacacctggaattagattcagcatctgaccacacatattattagcattagcatagcattttattaaaagagcagagatgtagcgtctgtgatgcctgacagaccccacacACTGagttatattggttcatttatttcttagtcttaattgtatttatattatttaaatgaatattctgttcaacttgctcGTCACATTCTTTAAAATCTGGCGCCGTTTCAGAAGAACCGTTTGTTTGTCTCTGGTGGAAAAGAGTTTTAATCCCGACCCACGTGTTCTACAGCCAAATACTGAGTAAGACAAAGGTCTTTAATCTGCTGCTAGTTTTTATccatctgttatttatttatcacctCTAACCTTAGTACGTTGGTCGAGAGctcaacacaataataaaacctGCAAATACAGAAAAGAGCTGCAAGAAGATCAGAGACATTTTTCCAAGTTTGATCAACTTGTTGATGTTTTCCACTCATGTCGTGAGTTTTcttgagctgcagtttgttcaGCTCTCAGGACAAAACCTGGACAGGAGGCACGTGTCCTTTAACGGTGCAGAAAACCTCCTACATGCCAAATATTCTTGTTCTTATTCTTCTTAAATAACCTCTTGTGTCTAACAGAGTCAAATCCAAAGATATTCAGTGTCACTGCAAAAGACATGAGTCAGTGCAAACTCTCAAATCTGATCTGACTCAGCTGCTTCTGCAGGAACCAGCTCAGCGTTGTGGTTTTACTCGTCGTTGTCATTTCTCACCTGTGGCTCCGAAAGCATCCAGACACTCGAGAGGGTTCCTCTCCTCGGCCAGAGCGGCCAGCGAGCAAAACACCAGCtgcctgaaaacacacagaaactatGAGAAACTCTTCCCGAGGGGAGTCGTCGTGTTCGCGCCTCCGCTCTGTTCGTCTTTCTCCACCTGTTGGTCTTCATCTTGCGGTTGAAGTAGGTGTCGCTCTTCTGCGGCGTGGTGTGGTTCGGGAGCAGCTGCACGTTCGTCCCCAGCTCCTTCATGATTTCAAAGGCCTGACCGGACGGAGCTGCAGAGgcacaggggggaaaaaaagggttAGTTGGTGTATTTGTGCAGAAAAgctgaaagaagacagaaagaaattcTGCACAGGCGACATTTTAGAGGCATCAGCtgttcattttcttcagttATATCTCATCTTGAGCATCTTTTAACACCAGCTTTTCTTACTCGGCTCTTCAAACGCTACGTCTGAGCTCCCGGAGTAGCTGGCCTCCGTCTCTCCTTTGTTGACGTGGCGTTTCAGGTGGCTGACCATGTCGGTTTTTCGTGCGATGGTGACTGAACAAACCACACAGTGGTAGTGAGCCACATGTCTCCCCGAcgcctgcacataaaaaaaataaaaaagatccaCAGAGCTGAGGATTAACTTCTTAAACCGTGACCCTGGTCTCATTCTGAACCAGACCTGGTCCAGACCTGGACTATTtctcatcacattctaccattgagctcattatacgatccagacaAATATACATGGTGCTACTACATGTTGGTCACATGTAGTAGCACCATTacaccactagatggagacagacAAGTAATATATGATTCAGAGTCTGTTGGTCCagtctccttgtggtttgtaGTTGATGTAGAATCATGTGGACAGACTCTAAAGAACCACAGAAGgtcataaaaacataataaaattgGAATTTTATGTCAGTTGTTGTTGGATTTGATTAAATATTGAAACAGAGTCAAAGTGTGTTAAACGTCTCACCTGATCTCCACTGAGGCCGGGCTTCAGGTTTCTGCAGGGCAGGTGGCAGATGCACATCCTCTGGCCTGTCAAGAGTCAGCAaagcttcatcatcatcatcatcatcatcttcatcatcatcatcattaggCGATTAGAAGACGTTTCTGAATCTGGAGCTGTCCCCTCAGATTCAGAAACGCCTTGTAACTTTCTATATTGGTTGGAGCTGAGTTTCTGTCcttgtatgt
Coding sequences within:
- the trmt1l gene encoding TRMT1-like protein, yielding MADAVQLHQEDVDIKRGEGGDAPSSAGEAPEPMEKDEAAADSDTKPSTTTTERHVSIQTKLEGLETLVDLNGAGRKSCPLCPEEKFKACYSHKLRRHLQNLHWKVYVEFEGQRMCICHLPCRNLKPGLSGDQASGRHVAHYHCVVCSVTIARKTDMVSHLKRHVNKGETEASYSGSSDVAFEEPTPSGQAFEIMKELGTNVQLLPNHTTPQKSDTYFNRKMKTNRQLVFCSLAALAEERNPLECLDAFGATGIMGLQWAKHLRNAVKVTITDISDTCVKMIKENCELNHIRVEGGPRGPRGPSDGAADADGAPIATVEVAKMDANVIMHLRPFDYIHLDPFGTAVNYLDAAFRNVRNLGIISVTSTDTSSLYAKSPNVTLRHYGCHIVRTEYYKELAARMVVATVARAAARCNKGIEVLLAVALEHFVLVVVRVLRGPTQADESTKKLRKLVHCQWCEERVFLKLGNMVDDTLPCNCHGSLPGKTAVQLGPLWCGALFNTGFLRRMLSAAVQHSMDDIQPLVKTLICESECTTLKSLVHGPSALTNQVECGVVIKTLQSGDESGPDQSGKRKSGEEAASVVKKMKSDASMEHPPFYYSIHRHSIRGMNMPKLNKFLQYLTEDGFRVSRTHFDPTGVRTDATLVQFKSVLTKYSVPTYTTATATQTSTQ